ACCCTGAATAGGATAAGTCAAGAACTGCTGGAAGTTAgtgttctgtttttcttgctaCCTAAGCTCAATGCAGCTGTGCCTGTCCATGAAGGTGGCTCAGATAGCACCATGACAGGACTGTTGCATGGATAGAGCCACCTTTGAGGTCTTTAGAATAAGAATTTTTGAACAGATATCCTAAATCTGGCAGTATGTTCCATTCTAGTCTTACTGCACCTAGATAATTTTGGATGACcagctttgtgttttgaaaaCTCACCCAGTCTCAGCTAAGATCTGCCTACTGTCATGAAGGTGTTCACATTAAAACCTCTGACACGAGAGCACTCAGATAGGAAGGTGCTGTTGGTGTTCACCTCACTTTTACTCTGGGCTGACTTGTCAGTCTACTTGTTCCTAGTGTGTTGTGCAGGCTGGGCTGCCTCTCGTTTCCTCATCCTCGCATGTGGATTGATTCTCTTCAGTTTGGTTGTATGCTGTTATGTCCCCAGCCTGTGCATGCATCTTGCATTGTCCCCAAGGTAGGAGATAATCCCTGAGGTTccactttctttttcatttgcagtCCATGAAAGTGAAGTTACAACCACCCTCTGGCACAGAGCTGTCTCCATTCAATCCCATCCAGCCACCTGCTGCCATCACCCAAGTCATGCTTCTGGCAAACCCTACAAAGGTGAGAGGGGCAGTGAGACTTACCCTGGCCTTGTCAGACAAATTTGATGTAAGCTGATTTCTACAGGGGGGTTGGACCAAACATTTGAGCAGATACAGCTGCTTGTTCCTAACTTGCCCTCCAGAGGTGGTTACTCCATAACAGCGGTGCTTCAGTTCAGGGCCAGAGGGAGGCTTTTCCTTAACAGACTTTGTCAGCGAGGAGAGGTGGTGAGAAGGACCTGTGCTTTCTCCCAGCAAAAGGGCAATGGTCGTATAGGGCTCAGCTTTAAAAGGCAGCAGTCAGAGCTGTGTCAGGAGTTTGTCTGGCTCCCTTGTGCACTGGAACTGCCCAGCTTTGGTGATAGATTGATGTCAGATTAGCTGGTGCTGTCGAAATGCTTTTTTGCTGTGTTGAGGCTATAGCCTGACAGACCCGAACCAACAGACAAATGTCAGATTGTGTCTGTTCCATTATTCTTTGAGGATGTACCTGTGACTAGTGAAACGACGTGGTGAACTCTTTTCTGCTGATTGTGCTGGGAGCATCTGAGTAGCTGTTTTTCCTCACTGTGGTTACTCACTGAAGtaccttgctccataaagctcgATATGCTGAAATAGTTTCTAATTACTTGAGAAATCTAGATGTTACTACTTGAGAATTACAGCAAAAGGGTCCCTAAAGTATCAGCTGAAAACTTTGAGATCCAAAAGGATGAATGTCAGGGGCGTTTTGTGGATTGTTGAAAAACTTCATGAGATACATGGAGATTGCCCTCATCACAGACTGTTACCATCTCCTGCTTGCTGTTTTACTAGGGATTTTGCAGCCAGGAACTGTTTTATCTTCCTCCACATAATGaggaatttaattttgaaaacattgaACTATTCCAGCAGCGTTCTTCAGGCTCACTGGTGCAAACTCTTATCACAGGTCATTTGTGCTTTTCTCCTACTGTTCCATGCTAAGCAATAAAGTTTTTGCGGTATAAAAACTGTGAGGTAAATAACTCAGGTTTGCTAAATAGCTGAACTATTCTGTGAACTTAGCCTTGGCCCTCTTCCCCCTGCTCTGTGCAACAGAAGTCTTACTCTCTCTGTAGAGCTGAAACAGTTTTGTTTGAGAGCAACTGGGGCTGTTCTGATGTTGCTCTTGGGTTTTGTCTTTCCTGCAGGAGAAGGTGAGGCTGAGATACCGACTGACCTTCACGCTGGGAGaccagcccagcacagaggtGGGCGAAGTGGATCAGTTTCCCCCGGTAGAGCAGTGGGGGAATCTATGACCTTAGGACACTGACAGAGACTCTGTGACAGGACCAGGAAAGGATCCCACAGGCCTGGAATGAATGTGACGTGGGGAGGGACACACATGCTATCCACTGGTGATGTTCAGCTTTGTTTACATGTCCTGACCACTCTGCTTGTAGCTTTAGTCCAGAATGTTTTGCCCCCCATTGAAGGGGTCCTGGAACATTTATGCCAAGCATGAACTGAGTGGCAGCCAGTAAcaggcagtgctggctgcttttaTCTTGACCTCTGGGTGAATCTGGTTCTATCTTCCACTCTAGTAAACTTGAAGTTATTGTATTTTGAGGGGAGACCTGTCAGCAGAAGGGGATTTAGTTGGCTTGTTCCTGTACTGCTGTCCAGAGATACCTACAGGCTGGTGGGGTAATGATGCCACCGTGAGCTTCCTCAGTGCAGAGCCCTTACACGTGCCCTCCCTCGGACTTGTACCTCCTCAGTGCCAGACCGGACCCGCTAAGCATGTTGAGCAATAATGCTGGCTCCGTGAGGGAATGCttattttttacactgaaatgGCACTTagttcccttcctccccctccgCTGCTTCATTCCCAACGGCCAACGTAAGCAGACCCTCGCTCTGTGTTGTGCGACACTGCTGTTTCTTTAgttgttatatttattttatactgCCAGCTGCCTCCCCGTTGTATACATTTGGGGGTAGCTGGGGCTCAGTTTTGTATGCAGATGGTTACACtggttatttttctgctttcattgcATTCCATAGTgtggggaaaaagaggaaatacGTAGTGAGGAGGCAAGTGGGGCTGGAAGGGAGCCGTCAGTATTGGTGGAGGACAGCGCCTGGAGGGCAGAAATGTCTTTACAATCGCTGATCAGGTGCAGTGACTGAATCCAGGGATAAGGAGAGATGGCTCTCGCCTCCCCTCATGCAGGCAGTATTATTATTGTAGTCGAATACTGTGTTTTATTCAGATGAGTACAATGACATACAAGATGTAAATAATAGAGCTATAGGATATCTAAATAGAAGCGAGCAGacagtgaaaggaaggaaggcTCCACTGGGCTGTGGTGATGCATGTGCTGGGTTTAATGCCTTGTTTTAGCTGTTCCCTGTATTAAGTGGCTAAGTGCAATTGTCTCCAAGGGGGAAAGCAGTTTTGCTGGACATCAGTGTTCTGCGCTAATGGGGGGCAGAGGAGCTGACCCCGCTAGCTACAGTCTCACAGTAACTAGGTTTAAATCACTGGGACTTGATTCTAGCagtcccttccttctccctcttgaTTGCCCATCTCAAGCAGTGCCTCAGCTAGCTTGGAGACAGACGATTCTAaattaacaggtttttttaacatCTATTGACAAAAGCACAGATAGGGCGGGTCCTTGGGCATAAGCTCAGCATTTCTAGCCGTGCTGGAAACCAGGTCCTGCCAAACCTCGAGTGGGAGCTGTCACCTAATGCACTGAGATCAGTATACAGGAAGAGACCCTGGCCTGGTGTGGGAAAATTAATGGTGGCTGTAAAACCCATTACTGCAAACGCAGCTCCGAGTTACTTGTAGTTgaatttttctttactgtgttGCAAAGTAAAAATCACTAGAGGTGAAAAACTCAGCAGGTTCCAAGGCCTGAGGTCCTGATCACAGGAGGCACCAGGCAGTTGTAGAGGCCCTGAAGGTGAAATCAAAGCTCAGCTGAGGAACTTGCTATAAACTCATGGTCCAAAGCTCGTGAAGTCCCCAGCCTTGTCAGCTTCTGATGCGGGAGGGATGGGGATGTTGTTTGGATCCTTAAAGTGCTTTTAAATCGATGGACTGGGATAGTGGACAAGGAGAGAATTCTTTCTGCCTCCGACCTGTTCTTGCCAGCACTTTAGACACAGTAGGCATGGGGGTAGTGCTTAGGTCCCGGCAGTGTGTCCTGAGGAAGGTTTCACTGCTATAGATGCCTACAGGTGAAACTCACTGTGACTTGGGGGAAGGCAGGAGAGCGCACGTGCTTTCTGCAGCAGCTTTGTTCTCAGTGTTAGCGGCAGCGCACTGCCCGCGCCTACAGCCAGATGGAAAGGGGCCGTAGTCTTGCTGGGTGGAAATGCGTTGTTAAAAGCTTTGGAAACGAAACTATGAATGTTCCTTGTCTGTAGGGTGAGGTTCCTGCTTCATACTGAACAGCCCTGACTGTATATATACATCTCAAATGCGTTTGTTCTGCTGCAtgttaaataaattgttttcccTACTTTGCTCAGTGGATAGCCCTGGTGACTGGTGGTGGGGTGCAGTGCTGTTTGTGTAAATCCTAGAACTCAACCCATCATCTCAAGACCATCCAAACTAAGCAAAAACAGAGAAGTTGCTGTTTTCTAAAACCCCCATGATTTAAAAGGTGGGCTTAGTTTCAGTTCTGGGTGCTCGAGGTAAAGCAGCTGAGCAAGCCAGGGTGAGGCAGCTGCTGGTAGTGGGGTTCACTTTGCTGGGGGAGGGTCATCAGGCCAAGTTGGAACAGGCAACCTTAACGATGCAGCTCCTCCTTACAGGTTACActtagaggtttttttaaagttatgatTATGGAAGATAAGAACATATGCAAAACAAGACGTTTATTCTTAGAAAAGCAGTCAGGTTTATGTACAGTGAGCCAGAGGAAGAATAAAATCACACCCGGCCATCTTCAGGAGCCTTCCAACGTGCCTTCTTTGACGATGACTCGTGCAAGATTTCGTGCAAGAGCAAGTCTCAGCATTTCCACTTTCATAGTCTCAACGTCATCATCCTAAAAGCCAGCAGAGTTTGGGTTAGACAGCTACATGCAGTAATGAGCTGGCAGTAGGTTCTTTTTCTGAGTTTTGGGAAGTAAGGATGCAGGTCATTAAAATGAAGACTACGTGTGTATGTACCTGTTAGAGAGACCTCCTGAGAAGAGCAGAAGCTACGTTTCCTACTCTTTAGATCAACACAAGACAGCACTGCcaagacttttctttttctggcagcTGCAGAGGTTTGCATGTGTAGCAAATGGCTCCCTATTCCGTGCCTGGAACACTTCATAGCTGGAGCTGTTAGATGGCAGCATCTCAGATTCTCACTGCCTGTGTAATTTGCAATTATTTATCTTGGAAAAGCATCACAGTCCAATCCAAATCAGCACAACAGTGAGAAGCGGAAGTACTCTTGTACTGGTTTTGCCTATTCTTAACTGTCTCTTAATGATGCCTCATTTGGCTGGCCTTGAAAAATAACACCTCATGCAGCCTCAGAAACCCAGGCTCTCCCTCCTTTCTGCCCCCACATAGGAACAGAGCTTGTTTTCCTCCCCACTGCCCCACCCAGCCATTAGACAGTTGTCCTCAAAACAGGAGTTACCTGGAATTTCTGCTTATCCGACTTCCCTGCTGTCAGGTCTTCCAGGCATCGCATCAACTCGTAAGTCTGCTCTGCTGAAAATATGACCTGTGGAGATGAAAGTATTTACTGAAAATGATCATGTGTCAGGACATCACAGAGTCTGAAAAACTCAGttgagaggaagagaaagctttCACACTCCCACAGATCCATTCTGACCCTGTAAATCACAGGATCAGAGGAGAATTCCAGCTGGAGGTGACTTTGGGAGGTCTCTAGTGCCACCTCCTGTGCAAAGCAGGGTCAGCCACCAGGTAAGAACGATGGGTCTGTAATTGCTAAGCTGTCGTTTTGCTGATGGATCTTAAAGCAAAAATTGGTCTTAGAAGAAGGAAGCACACTAGAAAAATCTTCAAGCCAAGTACCAGTACTTGGATGCAGCATGTACTGATTCACGCATCAGCATATCCACCCGTTTTCTAAAAGCAGGGAACCAAGTTACGAGTTGATTATCCTATCGTGGGTATCCCCTGGGCTCCCACTGACAGGACACGCAGACGCTGTGCATTCCACAGCTGCCACCAGCAGTTATTCTGCACTGCCAGTCCCAGCGTGGGGGCAGGAAGGGGGCACCACTCTGAGACACTGTGtcaggaagaggagaaagggtGTGTGGGGTTCTGTCGGGGTGACCAGTGCACTCACCTCTTTCTGCTCCAGCAGGGGAAGGGCGTCTGTCAGCAGGGTCATCCAGAAGGAGCAAGGAGCAATGTGAGCTGTCATCAACAtcaaaagcaacttggcagcctcAGAGAACCGTTTCTCCCCGTACAGCCGGTGGAATTCTCGGTACTTGCCTACACACATGGCAGTTGGGGAAGGGTAAAAGGCATCAGCATCTGTCAGACCTGCTTGGGCCGTGGCTACTGGATGTTAGAAGGTCCCTTCGCTCCCATGAAGCCTGGAGTAGAACCACCACCCCCCTGAAACGAGTGTCCAAAGCGGCTGGAGGAATGGGAATCTTGGGCATGAAGGAAGGTTAAAATAGAGGCTGGCTGAAAAGGCAGCCCAAAAACATGTTACTGTTCTTGGTAAGGTCTGCTGTTTGATCCAGCCTGTTTGCAGAGTGAGCAACAGCACGAGGGGCTTAGCAAGACTGGTGATGTCTGCAAAAACCAGGAATGGGAAGGGAGAGGCGGGGGAGAGAATGTTCTTTTGGACAGCACAGAGTATCAGGAGGTCTGAAAGGCTTCATTGTCTTCTCGATTGCTTAAATGCAATCTGAGATCTTTGTTCATGGGGAAAGTTCTGCTTTTGCTAAGAATTAGTTAGATCAATATCCTGACTGAGGATGAAAGTGAGTTTTATTCTGGGGCTTTGTTTGTATCCACTAAACTGTCAAACTACTGGAAGTTACAATTTCTGTTCAGTTTCACCTTTGGCTCATGCTTGAGCTCAAGACAGAGACATGTGGAAGTTGTCCAGCAAAAGTACACCTATGTTTCTAAAAActccaaaggaaaacaaagcagaaatattttcaggccTTTTAGgattttttataaaaagcagaaagGGGGAGGTAGTTTATCACCACAGTTTATAAACAGTTACATAGTTAAACTGCAACTCTTTGGGGCTGGGTGACACTGGGCATACAGAGATATGAGGGATTAGGAATCTGGTAAATCACAGTTAGCTTCTAGGCTTAATTTAGGATAAGatttaaatgaaggaaatacAGTTCCAGTACTGAACAGATCAAACTCAGGATCACTGTCTCTGTAATGCTGGTGTCAGCCAGAAGGGAGTCAGTCCAGTTGCCAGCAGCTATTCCAACTTCCTATTAGATTTTGGCGCCTGTAGTGGGGCTTGCTAACGGCCACAGCTCCAGAGAAAGGTGCATTTTAGCTCAATTTCCTGTCTTGGTTCATTAATCAAAGGCCAAAGAGCAGCTGCAGCCAGACGGGCAGGTTACCACAGCCCACACTCTGGCCCGCCAGGGGGAAGCTGCGGTGTCTAAAGGAAACTAGCTGGAGGCCCTCCACTGTTACTTGGCACAACTGCTACAGTGAAAGGGTAGGAGAGAGCTTTTGTTTGAGGGAGCTTGAAATTGGCACACTGAACCAAGAAAAGCTAAGATTCTGGAGATCTTTATGAAGTTAGTAAAATTATCATATTGCCAAAATAACTTAAACCGGGGGTTTACTCTTCCAAGGAAGCCCCCTAAGGTCTTCCAGATTGCATTTGTTAATATTTCAGTCTCTTTAGGTAGTGGTACATTCTGGAAAAAGACTAAAAAAGGGGAAGCATACAGATGTCAGAATTCCAGACTAGCAGAACAGATGCCCACTGCGAGTGCAATTGGAAATGCAGTCTCCCAGTAGCAAGGAGGCTGCATCCCAAATCACCTTCGGGCATTTGCTTTCCCCTCATCACTAACACAGGATGTAGCCAGATGGAGGAAGAGACAAATCCAAGCAATTCTGTGGAGTTAACTATGTTTTAAACAACAGAGCAGAATGAAAACTGTAGACACTACTCACCAAGAAATGTCAGCCGGTCACTAAGCAGCATAGATGGTCCCAAATTATCGATGAGATCTAAGTCAGAGAAGCACCCCCTTTCACAGTAGTCCTTCAGGAATctagggagaaaataaaacacgATAAAAGCTTAGAGGGGAGAACATCATCCACATTCATTTTGTATCTCCTAATCCCTTCCCAGAAAACTTTACAACTGAGTTCCATCTTAATCAACCTCCCGTGAGGGTTTCAGAGACAGCAAAACATTTCCTGGGAGTGGCCAATGAACTGGTGTAGTGTGTGTTTAACAGACACCTTATTTATTCTTCTAGATTTTGTGGTAGGTGAGATCCGTTCTTTAAAAGGAATAAGTGAAGGAAGGAGCACAGGAAGCTGAGGGTGGTGGATGCATAAATAACACTCCCAGATCATAACAAAAGCTctatttttctgctgtgtaaaaAAAGTTGGTAAGCAGCAGGAATAAAAACAGTTCTAAAAGCTTTTCGTCTGTTTTGTCACAGCTTTCATTATGCTGCTTTTTTCCGAGCTGCTTCCTGTGATGGTTTTCTTTTACCTTCTGTTGAAAGAAATACAATGATTCCCActctgtcaaagaacaaatgaaaaagaaacccagaaTCTCTTGCTACTCCCTCTTTTCACTGCTGAAGATGGAGTACTGCCTGGCCATCTGCCCAGaatgtaatttcaaaattataCTCTTAACTATGCAAAGAGATTGGTACCTGCCTCTTTCCAATTAGCAAAAAAATACATGACAATCTCTGGCGATCTAAAAGGCATAAAGAACGTTCCCCTATCTTTTGTCTAGGCCTAGGCAAAAATGTTAGCATCCTCTTCAACTTTATAACAACCTTCCCACCCTTGCAAGGTCAGATAATGTGACAAGTTTATGGAAAACAGGGGCACGATAAAACTTTACTCTTTGTTATGTGTAATTGTggcttgagattttttttcagaaatggggGCTTGAGTGGCTCCCACTGACTTGTTTGGAGACCGCACGGTGAACTAGACTGgttaaaaataatccaaataaaGCTCAGAAGGGGATTATCCTCCACCCAGATCAGTTCCCTGGTTCACTGTACGTCAAACAGCCCTTGTGGAGCAAGTAGAAGGGCGGTGCATTGGATATATTGCCAGAAGAAATGTTTATCAAAGCAAGGTCTAAGAGGGTTGGACTGTGAGATAAAGCCAATCTGTCTCATCTCTAGATTTCATGAAGTAAAACAGTGTAGAAAAGAAACAGGTAGGGTACTGCAGGTGAGAGTACTTGGGGATGTCATTTTCTAGTCCAGAAGCTGGTGCTTGTTCTGAGGGAAAGACGATCCCTGTCTGCCTGCAGCGGGACCTTTTGTGGTCCATTGCAGATGGCTGTGGaccagctgcctcctccccttcctACCACCACAGCAGGAGCCATCTGAGAGCTTCTGACTGGGACTCACCGATCAGATATTAGCGTGGCAAAAGCTGCATCCTTGGCTCTGATGCTCCACGACAGGGCAGAGCCCAAGCGATTATTCCGCAGAGCCTTCATGGCCATGATTTTACAGATGCTACGAACTTAGGAGAAAACAcaggagaagaggggaagaatTAGTTTCAGTAGTTCCACCTGTATCGCTACaaaacaaagatatttaaaaatcaatcacCTTGTTCATGCATCTGTCTCTGCTCACAAATCCTCAGCACCTTGAGGGCCTTCTGTTCTGTGTTTAGGGGTATCCGCTCAATATGAAGCTCCAAATATACCCTGCCATATTCTGGGCAGTGGTCAAAGTAATCCACCCCCAGCTGCcacaggctgagagaggaaaaaaaatcaagcattcCAATCAAATCTTACATAAGCACAACAGTAATGCCACAAGAAGAATCTGAGTCTGCATGAAAAACAGCTCTGATTAacttttcagaactgaaaagGCTTTTACTTTCTACCAAATACCAGCTGCCTATTATACAACCCTGAAATACCTGCATCTCACAAGTGCTTCAGTGCAAGCTGCTCTGTACCAAAAAAGCCACAGTGGCAGGAGTAATTCTACCCTGGTCAGAAGGCTTGATGGGTTCTAAGAGGTAGTTTTTGCCTTTCCTTCAGGAGAGGAAACATGCTAGTGTAGTACGATCCCTTAGGGACACCTTTGCTGAAATCCTAACAGCGGCTTCTTTAAGTTTTGCCTTTTACTTCGTTAACGTGGAGTTATTTGTTTTGGTTGCCTCAATGTTAGTCTATTCTccgagttaaaaaaaaaaaaaaaagttactaccTGTGATGGGAGAAGAGTCCTGAGGCATACTCTAGCAGAAGGAATTCACGCATGTTTGAACCAAAactggggaggaagagagaaaagaaacaggcaTTATTATATGCACCTCATTGGAAAAAAAACTGCTGACTTTATTTCACAAGTACTTTTAATTTAGGCATCGTGTTTTCTCACAGGCTCTCTTAATAAGCTTCGTACCTCAGGCCTAAGCATGCAGGTCACCTTTCTCCTTAGAGACACCTGCCAAATATTTACAGCACTTAGCAAATATAACTGAAAGTGCTTTAAGAAACTGAAACTTCAAGGGAATTCAGATAGGAAAACTCAATTGCTCAAACTTGAATTTACTGAGAATGTAAGTACAGAAACTGGTTAATTAGTTTCTCACTGTTCCCAATTACCACAAATATCTGGGTCCTTGAttatatttcagataaaattatattttaaaaaaatcctaacacTGTACCGAGGCACTGTTGAATAGCTTGTCAAATTCAACAACTGCTTCTGCTGCTCAGAGCATCTGGGCTGCCTGTAACTTCAAAGGCACGTGCAGCACCTTTATTCTCCAAATGCCAAAAATACTCCTTTTCAACCAAAATCTACACGCTGTTTCAGTCATCCTTGCTGCTGGGTGTCTGAATAGTCAGTGCAAATAAACACTTACTAGAGATTGTAGGACTGCAGGAGTTTACAGTGATCCAGTAGGTCAGTCAGATGAGCCACAAACCACCAGTTGCTCAGGGCAATGCTGCATTCgaagcagagaaaagaaagaaaaaactgagCCTCCCAGTGCCAAGGAATGCCTTAGGCACTCACCAACTCCGAAGCTGTATTACAGTACAGTGTCTGGATGCAATGTCCCAAACCTACTGGGATACTTTTAATTGCTGTCTGCTTCACATACTTTGCTAAATTCTTTGAAAGGATGATCAGGTGGGCTGCTCCCTTATCCTCTACCCCAAATACTATTGGAGAGACTGCACACAGAAATGATACTGTAGTAGTAAAGCAAAAACCTGAAAACTCAACCTGCATTCCTTGATCACTTGATGCATCTCAAATTCAAAGGCTGCCATTAAAATCGTGTCTAGAGGCTCAGGGCTGCTTTCTCCACCGAGGAACAGGTCCATACTAGACTGTGGAATAAGATTACAAGACATGATAAATGCAGAAGTTGTGAGATGGTAAAAGGAAGACATTTGTTTGGATGTAGCAGCCTTGTTTAGCTTATTTTATGGTAAAGAATATGTCATAGAGACTGAACACattaacaaaaaatacttttccttcttttagcGTAAGGAAACTGGGAAAACAATTCACAGGAACAAGACTGGTAACATTAGACACTGAAGAGAGTTGGTCTTCAACAATTCTTTGTCCACTGTATCAGTCTCCCAGTCCATTTACAAATTCTAGGAAATGTCTTACATTAGTTAGTTGCTATAAGATGTCAACCCTCCCAAAGTTTTTCTTCAAGTGCAGTAACCCTTGTGTGCATGAAACAGTGGAGAgtgtaaaaataattctatttcatGCCTGTGCATAAAACCGCAGCTCCATCGGCTTCACAGTTGGATGGGAGTAGAGGAGTCGGG
The sequence above is drawn from the Athene noctua chromosome 18, bAthNoc1.hap1.1, whole genome shotgun sequence genome and encodes:
- the NUP85 gene encoding nuclear pore complex protein Nup85 isoform X2; amino-acid sequence: MEELDAEPPLMVVPGADPSARQLCFAWGPAEVLVCETLFGRRGTGDGGPSSSRVFVVRKDQDIYIQTLRKLFNESHGIFIGLQRSEEELAGKSRKAQLVQVSKNYRSVIRACMEDMHQAAISTRDPALHSQYSTQVSILSAMELIWNLCEILFVEAAAAGPLLLRLLDWVRLHVCDVDNMVREVLSSENPSKHELFWNVVDVFVLQGRMDEARHLLAKEASANPTSVNMYRILDDLMKKMPVPSLGNTQTLTEMELKWQHWHEECQRYLQDGTFASNSHMESICKILLGDEDAILEKKELMTTWYHFLVTRLLYSHPTVKPMELRFYAQSSMDLFLGGESSPEPLDTILMAAFEFEMHQVIKECSIALSNWWFVAHLTDLLDHCKLLQSYNLYFGSNMREFLLLEYASGLFSHHSLWQLGVDYFDHCPEYGRVYLELHIERIPLNTEQKALKVLRICEQRQMHEQVRSICKIMAMKALRNNRLGSALSWSIRAKDAAFATLISDRFLKDYCERGCFSDLDLIDNLGPSMLLSDRLTFLGKYREFHRLYGEKRFSEAAKLLLMLMTAHIAPCSFWMTLLTDALPLLEQKEVIFSAEQTYELMRCLEDLTAGKSDKQKFQDDDVETMKVEMLRLALARNLARVIVKEGTLEGS
- the NUP85 gene encoding nuclear pore complex protein Nup85 isoform X1, whose product is MEELDAEPPLMVVPGADPSARQLCFAWGPAEVLVCETLFGRRGGCPFRGEAAPGQALSPGALTGRVAGTGDGGPSSSRVFVVRKDQDIYIQTLRKLFNESHGIFIGLQRSEEELAGKSRKAQLVQVSKNYRSVIRACMEDMHQAAISTRDPALHSQYSTQVSILSAMELIWNLCEILFVEAAAAGPLLLRLLDWVRLHVCDVDNMVREVLSSENPSKHELFWNVVDVFVLQGRMDEARHLLAKEASANPTSVNMYRILDDLMKKMPVPSLGNTQTLTEMELKWQHWHEECQRYLQDGTFASNSHMESICKILLGDEDAILEKKELMTTWYHFLVTRLLYSHPTVKPMELRFYAQSSMDLFLGGESSPEPLDTILMAAFEFEMHQVIKECSIALSNWWFVAHLTDLLDHCKLLQSYNLYFGSNMREFLLLEYASGLFSHHSLWQLGVDYFDHCPEYGRVYLELHIERIPLNTEQKALKVLRICEQRQMHEQVRSICKIMAMKALRNNRLGSALSWSIRAKDAAFATLISDRFLKDYCERGCFSDLDLIDNLGPSMLLSDRLTFLGKYREFHRLYGEKRFSEAAKLLLMLMTAHIAPCSFWMTLLTDALPLLEQKEVIFSAEQTYELMRCLEDLTAGKSDKQKFQDDDVETMKVEMLRLALARNLARVIVKEGTLEGS